Below is a window of Camelina sativa cultivar DH55 chromosome 11, Cs, whole genome shotgun sequence DNA.
NNNNNNNNNNNNNNNNNNNNNNNNNNNNNNNNNNNNNNNNNNNNNNNNNNNNNNNNNNNNNNNNNNNNNNNNNNNNNNNNNNNNNNNNNNNNNNNNNNNNNNNNNNNNNNNNNNNNNNNNNNNNNNNNNNNNNNNNNNNNNNNNNNNNNNNNNNNNNNNNNNNNNNNNNNNNNNNNNNNNNNNNNNNNNNNNNNNNNNNNNNNNNNNNNNNNNNNNNNNNNNNNNNNNNNNNNNNNNNNNNNNNNNNNNNNNNNNNNNNNNNNNNNNNNNNNNNNNNNNNNNNNNNNNNNNNNNNNNNNNNNNNNNNNNNNNNNNNNNNNNNNNNNNNNNNNNNNNNNNNNNNNNNNNNNNNNNNNNNNNNNNNNNNNNNNNNNNNNNNNNNNNNNNNNNNNNNNNNNNNNNNNNNNNNNNNNNNNNNNNNNNNNNNNNNNNNNNNNNNNNNNNNNNNNNNNNNNNNNNNNNNNNNNNNNNNNNNNNNNNNNNNNNNNNNNNNNNNNNNNNNNNNNNNNNNNNNNNNNNNNNNNNNNNNNNNNNNNNNNNNNNNNNNNNNNNNNNNNNNNNNNNNNNNNNNNNNNNNNNNNNNNNNNNNNNNNNNNNNNNNNNNNNNNNNNNNNNNNNNNNNNNNNNNNNNNNNNNNNNNNNNNNNNNNNNNNNNNNNNNNaactcttataattagtcaaatacattggattgctacatattttaaccctataaacacaaacaaagctatttactgcttcgaatcaatgttttcatggttttcgcctgttttctcatttttagcctgtttagggacaaaatggttataagtgttgtctaaacactccaaattcaaccacactcttataattagtcaaaaatGCGTTGGATTGTTAcgtattttaaccctagaaacagtaacaaagctgtttactacttcaaaacaatgatttcttggttttagtCTGTANCTCTAgtttacatttaagatatatttaggaaatatataaaaataattagatattgaatagaatattttttcattaataaaaaccataaatgatttaatatttttttggtcaatgccGGAGTCAACACCAGNgttatctaaacactccaaattcatcccgaactcttaaattttgtcaaatgcattggattgtcacacattctgaccctcaaaacagtaacaaagctgtttacttNAccagattgtatgtctatggtgttgaacaCATGACGTTATATAGTTCATACATGTgaccatgtaatacatatacttcatgTAGTTGANattagtcaaatgcattggattgtcacacattttgatcctagaaaccCCANTgagtatacaataatataattagtatgtgtgaccatgtattcaccTATACTTCATGTAGTTAGCCatctattttccatttttttttgtcccttttACTACTCAACATTGTcattgctctttttttttgttttaagtcatttGGTTTTTTCATAATAATGTCCACCCCGTAATttataatttggaaatttataataaatNtcaaatgcattggattgttacatattttgaccctagaaacagtaaaaaaccTGATTacttctttgaatcaatgttttcttggttttagcttgttttctcggtttaagcctgttttgggataaaacgggtttaagtgttgtctaaacactccaaattcatctcaaactcttacaattagtcaaatgcattggattgtcacacattctgaacctagaaacagtaacaaagtaNGTTTTCTGAAAAGgatcaatgttttatttttaaacttatcTATgaattttttcaacattttaaaaccatataaatgaatctttctaaaaaaaaaattaataattgataaacaatattatttttcttggtCCCAAATTGTTTTTATGGATCAGCttataatttgataaattaataactataaattaacatattagaCTTACCATAAATTACTGCTTACATNaatcaatgttttctcggttttagcctgtttcgggacaaaatgggtacaactcttgtctaaacactccaaaaatTCTTCCtgaattcttacaattagtcaaatgcatctGATTGTCACACACAAAAGNAAATTATATAGCCTAACAATGttcaaaataacaattaaagACATTAAAATTAAAGTGTGCTCCAATATAGATGAACCATACATAaaataacaagaataaaaaattcaattaattttgtaatatttttattatattatataatatataaatatactataatttatctttgtgtttttgCAAAATGCGGGACTTCGGTAATTTTTGCTTCTGTCCCATCCTTTTTCCAATCGGGAATAAAAGTTTGTCTTATANAACACaaacaaagctatttactgcttcgaatcaatgttttcttggttttggcctgttttctcttttttagcCTGTTCAAggacaaaatggttataagtgttgtctaaacactccaaattcatcccgaactcttataattagtcaaatgcattggattgttacacattctgaccctagaaacagtaacaaagctgtttactgcttcgaatcccCGATGGTAACAAGTTNGGAAAAGGGTAAATATCTACTTTATGATGATATCCAAATGGAAATACGACGTTTGAATCTCTTACCCAATccctttaaatattttatataaattaggaaaaaaatatatggaataCCCTAAATTATCAAGTTGGGCAAACACACATCTATAGGTGTGTCCCACATTACTCATGTGGGTTTCACGAAACGGGTTTTATATgggtcaaaaaaatattaaatttgttgCGGGATATACCTATCGAGGTGTGTTTGCACAGCTTGATTATTTAGGTTATCCCATttgaaaagtttgattttttgttaatttttatttgatttaatagTATACGggtttaataaaaatctaacaGTTACTAATTTGGTTCAAGTTTGATCCGGGCATACTTGGATTAAAACTTTGTAGTGAAATCATAACTATTTCAAATATTCACAAATTTACTAAAACTAAaccaatttaaatttgaattatattgataaatatgaccccgcacgtacgtgccAGTCCGAACCTagttttaattacaaaatatattaactttggtcaaaaaaacatttgaatattTAAGTTTCATAatttgtaggaaaaaaaaagtttatttgaccaaagaaaaagaaaatcagtTTATAAATTGATATTNttttcccccccccccccaaaaaaaaaaaaaaaaggacatatCGTCGAAcatttttattctctctcttatCATCGCTTTCAGATAGTTCCGAGATCGAGATTGTTTAGCTGCGTCGCTAAAGAAGCATCTATGGCGATCTCAGGCgaaggagacaaagaagaagctgtTTACTCCAATCCCCGATGGTAACAAGTTCGTATACCAAATCCTCAATGGTCCAAACGAACAATGTTTTGATAATTTCCGAATGGACAAGCCTGTCTTCTATAAGGTCTGTGATCTCTTTCAGACCAGAGGCTTATTGCGTCACACTAACCGTATCAAGATCGAGGAACAGTTAACAATCTTTCTGTTCATCATTGGTCATAATCTTCGAACTCGAGCTGTTCAAGAACTCTTCTGTTACTCTGGTGAAACCATCAGCCGCCACTTCAACAATGTTCTGAATGCAGTTATTGCAATCTCCGTTGATTTGTTTCAATCCAATCCGGATTCTGATACCTTAGAGGATGATGATCCTAGATTCTATCCTTATTTCAAAGACTGTGTTGGCGTTGTTGATAGCTTTCATATACCTGTTATGGTTGGAGTCGACGAGCAAGGTCCGTTTCGGAACTGCAATGGACTTCTTACCCAAAACGTTCTTGCAGCCTCTTCCTTCGATCTTAGGTTCCGTTACGTGTTAGCTGGTTGGGAAGGTTCAGCTTCTGATCAACAAGTTCTCACTGCAGCTTTGTCTCGGCGTAACAAGTTAGGAGTCCCTCAAGGCAAATACTACATTGTAGATCACAAGTACCCGAATCTTCCTGGCTTTCTCGCGCCGTATCACGGTGTTTCAACCAActcaggagaagaagaagcaaaggaaatGTTCAATGAGCGACACAAGTTGTTGCATCGAGCTATTCGCAGGACTTTTGGAGCTTTGAAAGAACGGTTTCCGATTCTGACATCAGCTCCACCGTATCCTCTGCAAACACAAGTGAAGCTAGTGATTGCGGCTTGTGCACTGCACAACTACGTCCGCTTGGAGAAACCAGATGAATATGGTGTTTAGAATGTTTGAAGAAGAGACTATGCCGGAAGCAGGAGGAGATAGAGGAGTGGCGGCTTTAGAAGAGGGGCATGAACATGGGTTTCCACCAGACGAAGTTGGAGATAGTTTAAGGCTAAGAGATGAGATCGCATCTAATCTCTGGAACAATTATGTGCAAAATCTGTCTACCTTTTAAATAAATGTTAGCTTctttaacagtttttttttttttttttttttttttttttNNNNNNNNNNNNNNNNNNNNNNNNNNNNNNNNNNNNNNNNNNNNNNNNNNNNNNNNNNNNNNNNNNNNNNNNNNNNNNNNNNNNNNNNNNNNNNNNNNNNNNNNNNNNNNNNNNNNNNNNNNNNNNNNNNNNNNNNNNNNNNNNNNNNNNNNNNNNNNNNNNNNNNNNNNNNNNNNNNNNNNNNNNNNNNNNNNNNNNNNNNNNNNNNNNNNNNNNNNNNNNNNNNNNNNNNNNNNNNNNNNNNNNNNNNNNNNNNNNNNNNNNNNNNNNNNNNNNNNNNNNNNNNNNNNNNNNNNNNNNNNNNNNNNNNNNNNNNNNNNNNNNNNNNNNNNNNNNNNNNNNNNNNNNNNNNNNNNNNNNNNNNNNNNNNNNNNNNNNNNNNNNNNNagtttttttttttttttttttttttttagtttgtcaagtaaaaaaaattctttacatcaaatcaaatatatccAAACACCAAATGTAATGTAACACTAATCTCAGGGGAAGAGAAGACACCAAAAGAAGAGTAAATATCAAAATCAGGAGATGATCACAGCTTTTTGCTTTTTCGTAATCCATTTCCGCTTTGCGTTCTCTATAGCATCCTCTTTCAGTTTCAGTAGATCTTGGAAGGATTGATTAAACTGTGACTCGATCAAGTTCAGTTCAGTCTTGAGGTCTTCTGGGTAGTCATTGTCTGAAATGGAAAGATTGTAGATGGTTGACATCATTGAGCAAGAATCCAGAAACGAGTTCATCGACTCTGCATCTCGACCAGCCTCCATGGCAGCGTTTGCGTCGTTTGAAGAGAAGGGTAAGTAATAGTCTGCGGATATGTCTGACTTCATTGATTGTCCTgcagcttcttcatctttcGAGTTCACAGTTTGCTGATTTGCTGCTTCATGATCGTCAATGGCTACATGTGGAGAGTTTTGATCATGATGCGACGAGGTTCGGTCAGAGTTAAGTTGCATCATCAAGTCATCTATCATGTCAGCAATTACAACAACTTCTTCGCTTGTTAGATGCAGTTCCTCAACCATTTCCTCAGCGATTGCCTTAGCTGTGTCTGAATGCAGATAGAATGCAAAGTGTACGATTCTACATTTACCTGTATTAGGACATTCAATTGATTCAGCAAATGAAAACTGTGACAAGACTGAGTCTGGATAGAAGGTATTTGTTATAGCAAACGAACCAGATGAGCCAGCAATACGCAGAAGCATTGCTGCCGTGACATCATCACTCCTCTCTCCTCTCAACCTGAACTCCTTATCCTCTGCAAACCTCTGAAGTTCAATGGTTTGGCACCATGAGTAGTCTTCATTGCTTTTACGAGAGGAGCCACTGGAGACACTCCTATTCTCGTTATGATCCACATCCATGGGAAGATGTTCATGCTGTGGTGGTCTCACAGGTTTAGATGCTGTGCTTGATGAAGCAAGAAGAGCAGAGTCCTTGCACCCATCTCTTGCAAGAAACGGGTCCTTGGAGAGATCTAGAGCAGTTGGTCTTAAAGAGGCAGGAAGAAGACATTTCTCTATAAATTGCCTAACTTGAGGATCATCAACTTTGTTGAGAGATTGCGGCTTTATACCCTGCAAATGCAAAGTTTCATCAAAGGGGAGCCCAGCTTCAACAAATAATTGTGATGAAAAGTCAAGATCGTGGAAGACTTACCGAGGTGACCTTCNTTCATCTTTCGAGTTCACAGTTTGCTGATTTGCTGCTTCATGATCGTCAATGGCTACATGTGGAGAGTTTTGATCATGATGCGACGAGGTTCGGTCAGAGTTAAGTTGCATCATCAAGTCATCTATCATGTCAGCAATTACAACAACTTCTTCGCTTGTTAGATGCAGTTCCTCAACCATTTCCTCAGCGATTGCCTTAGCTGTGTCTGAATGCAGATAGAATGCAAAGTGTACGATTCTACATTTACCTGTATTAGGACATTCAATTGATTCAGCAAATGAAAACTGTGACAAGACTGAGTCTGGATAGAAGGTATTTGTTATAGCAAACGAACCAGATGAGCCAGCAATACGCAGAAGCATTGCTGCCGTGACATCATCACTCCTCTCTCCTCTCAACCTGAACTCCTTATCCTCTGCAAACCTCTGAAGTTCAATGGTTTGGCACCATGAGTAGTCTTCATTGCTTTTACGAGAGGAGCCACTGGAGACACTCCTATTCTCGTTATGATCCACATCCATGGGAAGATGTTCATGCTGTGGTGGTCTCACAGGTTTAGATGCTGTGCTTGATGAAGCAAGAAGAGCAGAGTCCTTGCACCCATCTCTTGCAAGAAACGGGTCCTTGGAGAGATCTAGAGCAGTTGGTCTTAAAGAGGCAGGAAGAAGACATTTCTCTATAAATTGCCTAACTTGAGGATCATCAACTTTGTTGAGAGATTGCGGCTTTATACCCTGCAAATGCAAAGTTTCATCAAAGGGGAGCCCAGCTTCAACAAATAATTGTGATGAAAAGTCAAGATCGTGGAAGACTTACCGAGGTGACCTTCTTATAAATTTGAGCCTGGTTTCTGCACTCGTTGTATGGATATTCACAGGTTACCATCTCCAACATACACATGCCAAAAGAATAGATGTCCACAAGCTCATTGTATTCCTCTTCATACAGCTCAGGAGCCATGAATTCAGGAGTACCTGAATACGCTCAAAAAATTTCAGCTACAGTAGATTTTCAAGGGTCTAGGAAGgaggatatatatttttttggtgtattACTACCTATCACACTTCGTGCAGTGGGTTGCTGCAGAACAGTTGCGAGTCCGAGATCTCCAATTTTGACCTCTCCAGTATTTCCATTGACAAATATATTGTCACACTTAAGATCCCGGTGAATAACAGGAGGAGTCTGAGAATGCAAATAGTTCAAGCCTTTAAGAATCTGCCTTGCCCAGTTCTTGATGGCCTTGGGATCGACCTTCCTATGCTTCTTACGGTATCTTGGCGCATCGAAAGAAATGGtaatgagaagaaaacaaaaaagcgaAGGATCAtaataagagaagagaaagtgAGGAGGAGATAGATACTTACAGCCGGAGACTACCAGAGGTGAAAAGCTCAGTGATCATGTTAATAGTCTTGTTCTTTTCGTCAACCCAAGAGTAGAAGAGTTTGATGATGTTTTCATGTTTAAGAGNNNNNNNNNNNNNNNNNNNNNNNNNNNNNNNNNNNNNNNNNNNNNNNNNNNNNNNNNNNNNNNNNNNNNNNNNNNNNNNNNNNNNNNNNNNNNNNNNNNNNNNNNNNNNNNNNNNNNNNNNNNNNNNNNNNNNNNNNNNNNNNNNNNNNNNNNNNNNNNNNNNNNNNNNNNNNNNNNNNNNNNNNNNNNNNNNNNNNNNNNNNNNNNNNNNNNNNNNNNNNNNNNNNNNNNNNNNNNNNNNNNNNNNNNNNNNNNNNNNNNNNNNNNNNNNNNNNNNNNNNNNNNNNNNNNNNNNNNNNNNNNNNNNNNNNNNNNNNNNNNNNNNNNNNNNNNNNNNNNNNNNNNNNNNNNNNNNNNNNNNNNNNNNNNNNNNNNNNNNNNNNNNNNNNNNNNNNNNNNNNNNNNNNNNNNNNNNNNNNNNNNNNNNNNNNNNNNNNNNNNNNNNNNNNNNNNNNNNNNNNNNNNNNNNNNNNNNNNNNNNNNNNNNNNNNNNNNNNNNNNNNNNNNNNNNNNNNNNNNNNNNNNNNNNNNNNNNNNNNNNNNNNNNNNNNNNNNNNNNNNNNNNNNNNNNNNNNNNNNNNNNNNNNNNNNNNNNNNNNNNNNNNNNNNNNNNNNNNNNNNNNNNNNNNNNNNNNNNNNNNNNNNNNNNNNNNNNNNNNNNNNNNNNNNNNNNNNNNNNNNNNNNNNNNNNNNNNNNNNNNNNNNNNNNNNNNNNNNNNNNNNNNNNNNNNNNNNNNNNNNNNNNNNNNNNNNNNNNNNNNNNNNNNNNNNNNNNNNNNNNNNNNNNNNNNNNNNNNNNNNNNNNNNNNNNNNNNNNNNNNNNNNNNNNNNNNNNNNNNNNNNNNNNNNNNNNNNNNNNNNNNNNNNNNNNNNNNNNNNNNNNNNNNNNNNNNNNNNNNNNNNNNNNNNNNNNNNNNNNNNNNNNNNNNNNNNNNNNNNNNNNNNNNNNNNNNNNNNNNNNNNNNNNNNNNNNNNNNNNNNNNNNNNNNNNNNNNNNNNNNNNNNNNNNNNNNNNNNNNNNNNNNNNNNNNNNNNNNNNNNNNNNNNNNNNNNNNNNNNNNNNNNNNNNNNNNNNNNNNNNNNNNNNNNNNNNNNNNNNNNNNNNNNNNNNNNNNNNNNNNNNNNNNNNNNNNNNNNNNNNNNNNNNNNNNNNNNNNNNNNNNNNNNNNNNNNNNNNNNNNNNNNNNNNNNNNNNNNNNNNNNNNNNNNNNNNNNNNNNNNNNNNNNNNNNNNNNNNNNNNNNNNNNNNNNNNNNNNNNNNNNNNNNNNNNNNNNNNNNNNNNNNNNNNNNNNNNNNNNNNNNNNNNNNNNNNNNNNNNNNNNNNNNNNNNNNNNNNNNNNNNNNNNNNNNNNNNNNNNNNNNNNNNNNNNNNNNNNNNNNNNNNNNNNNNNNNNNNNNNNNNNNNNNNNNNNNNNNNNNNNNNNNNNNNNNNNNNNNNNNNNNNNNNNNNNNNNNNNNNNNNNNNNNNNNNNNNNNNNNNNNNNNNNNNNNNNNNNNNNNNNNNNNNNNNNNNNNNNNNNNNNNNNNNNNNNNNNNNNNNNNNNNNNNNNNNNNNNNNNNNNNNNNNNNNNNNNNNNNNNNNNNNNNNNNNNNNNNNNNNNNNNNNNNNNNNNNNNNNNNNNNNNNNNNNNNNNNNNNNNNNNNNNNNNNNNNNNNNNNNNNNNNNNNNNNNNNNNNNNNNNNNNNNNNNNNNNNNNNNNNNNNNNNNNNNNNNNNNNNNNNNNNNNNNNNNNNNNNNNNNNNNNNNNNNNNNNNNNNNNNNNNNNNNNNNNNNNNNNNNNNNNNNNNNNNNNNNNNNNNNNNNNNNNNNNNNNNNNNNNNNNNNNNNNNNNNNNNNNNNNNNNNNNNNNNNNNNNNNNNNNNNNNNNNNNNNNNNNNNNNNNNNNNNNNNNNNNNNNNNNNNNNNNNNNNNNNNNNNNNNNNNNNNNNNNNNNNNNNNNNNNNNNNNNNNNNNNNNNNNNNNNNNNNNNNNNNNNNNNNNNNNNNNNNNNNNNNNNNNNNNNNNNNNNNNNNNNNNNNNNNNNNNNNNNNNNNNNNNNNNNNNNNNNNNNNNNNNNNNNNNNNNNNNNNNNNNNNNNNNNNNNNNNNNNNNNNNNNNNNNNNNNNNNNNNNNNNNNNNNNNNNNNNNNNNNNNNNNNNNNNNNNNNNNNNNNNNNNNNNNNNNNNNNNNNNNNNNNNNNNNNNNNNNNNNNNNNNNNNNNNNNNNNNNNNNNNNNNNNNNNNNNNNNNNNNNNNNNNNNNNNNNNNNNNNNNNNNNNNNNNNNNNNNNNNNNNNNNNNNNNNNNNNNNNNNNNNNNNNNNNNNNNNNNNNNNNNNNNNNNNNNNNNNNNNNNNNNNNNNNNNNNNNNNNNNNNNNNNNNNNNNNNNNNNNNNNNNNNNNNNNNNNNNNNNNNNNNNNNNNNNNNNNNNNNNNNNNNNNNNNNNNNNNNNNNNNNNNNNNNNNNNNNNNNNNNNNNNNNNNNNNNNNNNNNNNNNNNNNNNNNNNNNNNNNNNNNNNNNNNNNNNNNNNNNNNNNNNNNNNNNNNNNNNNNNNNNNNNNNNNNNNNNNNNNNNNNNNNNNNNNNNNNNNNNNNNNNNNNNNNNNNNNNNNNNNNNNNNNNNNNNNNNNNNNNNNNNNNNNNNNNNNNNNNNNNNNNNNNNNNNNNNNNNNNNNNNNNNNNNNNNNNNNNNNNNNNNNNNNNNNNNNNNNNNNNNNNNNNNNNNNNNNNNNNNNNNNNNNNNNNNNNNNNNNNNNNNNNNNNNNNNNNNNNNNNNNNNNNNNNNNNNNNNNNNNNNNNNNNNNNNNNNNNNNNNNNNNNNNNNNNNNNNNNNNNNNNNNNNNNNNNNNNNNNNNNNNNNNNNNNNNNNNNNNNNNNNNNNNNNNNNNNNNNNNNNNNNNNNNNNNNNNNNNNNNNNNNNNNNNNNNNNNNNNNNNNNNNNNNNNNNNNNNNNNNNNNNNNNNNNNNNNNNNNNNNNNNNNNNNNNNNNNNNNNNNNNNNNNNNNNNNNNNNNNNNNNNNNNNNNNNNNNNNNNNNNNNNNNNNNNNNNNNNNNNNNNNNNNNNNNNNNNNNNNNNNNNNNNNNNNNNNNNNNNNNNNNNNNNNNNNNNNNNNNNNNNNNNNNNNNNNNNNNNNNNNNNNNNNNNNNNNNNNNNNNNNNNNNNNNNNNNNNNNNNNNNNNNNNNNNNNNNNNNNNNNNNNNNNNNNNNNNNNNNNNNNNNNNNNNNNNNNNNNNNNNNNNNNNNNNNNNNNNNNNNNNNNNNNNNNNNNNNNNNNNNNNNNNNNNNNNNNNNNNNNNNNNNNNNNNNNNNNNNNNNNNNNNNNNNNNNNNNNNNNNNNNNNNNNNNNNNNNNNNNNNNNNNNNNNNNNNNNNNNNNNNNNNNNNNNNNNNNNNNNNNNNNNNNNNNNNNNNNNNNNNNNNNNNNNNNNNNNNNNNNNNNNNNNNNNNNNNNNNNNNNNNNNNNNNNNNNNNNNNNNNNNNNNNNNNNNNNNNNNNNNNNNNNNNNNNNNNNNNNNNNNNNNNNNNNNNNNNNNNNNNNNNNNNNNNNNNNNNNNNNNNNNNNNNNNNNNNNNNNNNNNNNNNNNNNNNNNNNNNNNNNNNNNNNNNNNNNNNNNNNNNNNNNNNNNNNNNNNNNNNNNNNNNNNNNNNNNNNNNNNNNNNNNNNNNNNNNNNNNNNNNNNNNNNNNNNNNNNNNNNNNNNNNNNNNNNNNNNNNNNNNNNNNNNNNNNNNNNNNNNNNNNNNNNNNNNNNNNNNNNNNNNNNNNNNNNNNNNNNNNNNNNNNNNNNNNNNNNNNNNNNNNNNNNNNNNNNNNNNNNNNNNNNNNNNNNNNNNNNNNNNNNNNNN
It encodes the following:
- the LOC104728472 gene encoding serine/threonine-protein kinase WNK8 (The sequence of the model RefSeq protein was modified relative to this genomic sequence to represent the inferred CDS: added 90 bases not found in genome assembly), whose amino-acid sequence is MASGSGFLGQISSMEEADFAEKDPSGRYIRYDDVLGRGAFKTVYKAFDEVDGIEVAWNLVSIEDVMQMPGQLERLYSEVHLLKALKHENIIKLFYSWVDEKNKTINMITELFTSGSLRLYRKKHRKVDPKAIKNWARQILKGLNYLHSQTPPVIHRDLKCDNIFVNGNTGEVKIGDLGLATVLQQPTARSVIGTPEFMAPELYEEEYNELVDIYSFGMCMLEMVTCEYPYNECRNQAQIYKKVTSGIKPQSLNKVDDPQVRQFIEKCLLPASLRPTALDLSKDPFLARDGCKDSALLASSSTASKPVRPPQHEHLPMDVDHNENRSVSSGSSRKSNEDYSWCQTIELQRFAEDKEFRLRGERSDDVTAAMLLRIAGSSGKCRIVHFAFYLHSDTAKAIAEEMVEELHLTSEEVVVIADMIDDLMMQLNSDRTSSHHDQNSPHVAIDDHEAANQQTVNSKDEEAAGQSMKSDISADYYLPFSSNDANAAMEAGRDAESMNSFLDSCSMMSTIYNLSISDNDYPEDLKTELNLIESQFNQSFQDLLKLKEDAIENAKRKWITKKQKAVIIS